A single genomic interval of Daucus carota subsp. sativus chromosome 1, DH1 v3.0, whole genome shotgun sequence harbors:
- the LOC108219637 gene encoding uncharacterized protein LOC108219637: MVASAAGPMFLKAIDASHITKDVEYIAKVFTEVVEEIGPANIFQIVTDNGSNFKAAGALIETKYPRIFWTPCVVHCLNLAIKSICDPNEKSRDYAQCEWIKELVTQDHDISYFILNHSLPRTIFSRYSDVKLLKVAETRFASNIIMLTRIRRVREALEKTVMDPDWKKTRGSLGNAIELKSREIKDTLVSDTWWDKIDYFLRFTEPILRFLKVADSDSCVLHLVYDMWDAMIEEIKSCIFYQENEDLLTGYQLDFFDVVQKIIEDRWNRSNTPLHCLAHSLVPKYYSQQWLQRSAHGVRRPHLMASRDDEDPLSWWANYGSFRPLLQGLAFRLLSQPATSSCCERNWSTYGSIRNVKRNRLTTQRTEDLVNVHNNVRIVSRKQPEYTSDPCKFWDIGGDTADGDSILEIADLSLNDPEIEAVTFDVDNKS; the protein is encoded by the exons ATGGTAGCCTCTGCTGCTGGTCCAATGTTTCTAAAAGCAATTGATGCTAGTCATATTACAAAAGATGTTGAATATATAGCGAAGGTATTCACGGAGGTTGTGGAAGAAATCGGACCAGCAAATATTTTCCAAATAGTTACAGATAATGGCTCTAATTTTAAAGCAGCAGGCGCGTTAATTGAAACTAAGTATCCTCGTATATTTTGGACTCCTTGTGTTGTTCACTGTTTAAATTTAGCAATTAAATCTATCTGTGATCCTAATGAGAAGTCTCGTGATTATGCTCAATGTGAATGGATAAAAGAGTTAGTCACTCAAGATCATGATATTAGTTATTTTATACTAAACCATTCCTTGCCAAGAACAATATTTAGTAGATACTCTGATGTGAAGTTGCTTAAGGTTGCAGAAACCAGGTTTGCATCTAATATAATAATGCTGACAAGAATTAGACGTGTAAGAGAAGCTTTGGAAAAAACAGTTATGGACCCTGATTGGAAGAAAACTAGAGGCAGTTTAGGGAATGCTATTGAGTTAAAATCGAGAGAGATCAAAGACACCTTAGTGAGCGACACTTGGTGGgataaaattgattattttttgaggtttacaGAGCCTATTTTGAGGTTCTTGAAGGTTGCTGATTCAGATTCATGTGTTCTGCATTTAGTTTATGACATGTGGGATGCAATGATAGAAGAAATAAAGAGTTGTATTTTTTATCAAGAAAACGAGGATTTGCTAACAGGATATCAATTAGATTTTTTTGATGTTGTTCAAAAGATAATTGAGGATAGATGGAACAGAAGCAACACGCCTCTCCATTGCTTAGCTCACTCGCTTGTTCCCAAATATTATAGTCAACAATGGCTTCAAAGAAGTGCTCATGGTGTTCGTCGG CCGCATCTTATGGCATCACGAGATGATGAAGATCCATTGTCATGGTGGGCTAATTACGGCTCCTTTAGGCCACTGTTGCAGGGACTTGCTTTTAGACTACTTTCGCAGCCTGCCACGTCTTCATGTTGTGAGCGTAACTGGAGCACATATGGCAGCATTCGGAACGTGAAAAGAAATAGACTAACCACCCAAAGGACAGAAGATCTGGTTAACGTGCACAACAATGTTCGAATAGTCTCAAGAAAACAGCCAGAATATACATCTGATCCTTGTAAATTTTGGGACATTG GAGGGGACACTGCTGATGGTGATAGCATTCTGGAGATTGCTGATTTGTCGTTGAACGATCCTGAAATTGAAGCGGTGACTTTCGACGTTGACAATAAAAGCTAG